One genomic region from Accipiter gentilis chromosome Z, bAccGen1.1, whole genome shotgun sequence encodes:
- the XPA gene encoding DNA repair protein complementing XP-A cells isoform X2 translates to MAAAADGPGLAGRLPAPLFLFGGGGGVRARAPPKVVDTGGGFFLEEEEEEEEPGAAEKIVHPPAPVLEFDYLICGDCGKEFMDSYLMQHFDWATCDNCRDAEDKHKLITRTEAKEEYLLKDCDLDKREPVLRFIVKKNPHNSRWGDMKLYLKLQVIKRSLEVWGSEESLQKAKELRRDSREKMKQKKFDKKVKELRRAMRSSLWKKEASIHEHEYGAEENIDEDVYRKICTVCGHELTYEKM, encoded by the exons ATGGCAGCGGCGGCGGACGGGCCCGGCCTCGCCGGGCGGCTCCCCGCGCCCCTTTTTCTTTTcggcgggggag GCGGCGTGCGGGCGCGGGCCCCCCCCAAGGTCGTGGACACGGGAGGGGGCTTcttcctggaggaggaggaggaggaggaagagcccgGCGCCGCCGAGAAGATCGTGCATCCCCCCG CACCTGTACTAGAATTTGACTATCTCATCTGTGGAGACTGTGGCAAAGAATTCATGGATTCCTACCTTATGCAGCACTTTGATTGGGCAACATGTGATAATTGCAG AGATGCTGAAGATAAACATAAGCTTATAACAAGGACAGAAGCAAAGGAAGAGTATCTTCTTAAAGACTGTGACTTAGACAAGAGGGAACCAGTGCTCAGATTCATTGTGAAGAAAAACCCTCATAATTCACGATGGGGTGACatgaaactttatttaaaactacAG GTAATCAAGCGTTCTCTTGAAGTTTGGGGTAGTGAAGAATCATTGCAAAAAGCAAAGGAACTCCGCCGTGACAGCAGAGAGAAGATGAAACAGAAGAAGTTTGATAAGAAAGTTAAAG AACTCCGCCGTGCTATGAGGAGTAGTTTGTGGAAGAAAGAAGCTAGTATTCATGAACATGAGTatggagcagaagaaaacattgatGAAGATGTATATAGAAAGATATGTACTGTATGTGGCCATGAATTAACTTATGAGAAGATGTAA
- the XPA gene encoding DNA repair protein complementing XP-A cells isoform X1, with amino-acid sequence MAGAAPAPAPAPAEEAASGAAGERPPLSAAALAKIERNRQRALALRQARLAARPYPAAGGVRARAPPKVVDTGGGFFLEEEEEEEEPGAAEKIVHPPAPVLEFDYLICGDCGKEFMDSYLMQHFDWATCDNCRDAEDKHKLITRTEAKEEYLLKDCDLDKREPVLRFIVKKNPHNSRWGDMKLYLKLQVIKRSLEVWGSEESLQKAKELRRDSREKMKQKKFDKKVKELRRAMRSSLWKKEASIHEHEYGAEENIDEDVYRKICTVCGHELTYEKM; translated from the exons ATggcgggcgcggccccggccccggccccggccccggcggaggAGGCGGCTTCGGGCGCGGCGGGCGAGCGGCCGCCCCTCTCGGCGGCGGCGCTGGCGAAGATCGAGCGGAACCGGCAACGGGCGCTGGCACTGCGGCAGGCGCGGCTGGCGGCCCGGCCCTACCCTGCCGCAG GCGGCGTGCGGGCGCGGGCCCCCCCCAAGGTCGTGGACACGGGAGGGGGCTTcttcctggaggaggaggaggaggaggaagagcccgGCGCCGCCGAGAAGATCGTGCATCCCCCCG CACCTGTACTAGAATTTGACTATCTCATCTGTGGAGACTGTGGCAAAGAATTCATGGATTCCTACCTTATGCAGCACTTTGATTGGGCAACATGTGATAATTGCAG AGATGCTGAAGATAAACATAAGCTTATAACAAGGACAGAAGCAAAGGAAGAGTATCTTCTTAAAGACTGTGACTTAGACAAGAGGGAACCAGTGCTCAGATTCATTGTGAAGAAAAACCCTCATAATTCACGATGGGGTGACatgaaactttatttaaaactacAG GTAATCAAGCGTTCTCTTGAAGTTTGGGGTAGTGAAGAATCATTGCAAAAAGCAAAGGAACTCCGCCGTGACAGCAGAGAGAAGATGAAACAGAAGAAGTTTGATAAGAAAGTTAAAG AACTCCGCCGTGCTATGAGGAGTAGTTTGTGGAAGAAAGAAGCTAGTATTCATGAACATGAGTatggagcagaagaaaacattgatGAAGATGTATATAGAAAGATATGTACTGTATGTGGCCATGAATTAACTTATGAGAAGATGTAA
- the NCBP1 gene encoding nuclear cap-binding protein subunit 1 encodes MSRRRHSDDSDGQPHKRRRTSEPSEIEERLESLICRVGEKSNSSLESNLEGLAGVLEADLPNYKSKILRILCTVARLLPEKLTVYTTLVGLLNARNYNFGGEFVEAMIRQLKECLKVNMYNEAVHLVRFLSDLVNCHVIAAPSMVAMFENFVSVTQEEDVPQVRCDWYMFAFLSSLPWVGKELYEKKDAEMDRLLSQTESYLKRRQKIHVPMLQVWTADKPHPQEEYLDCLWSQIQKLKKDRWQERHILRPYLAFDSILCEALQHNLPPFTPPPHTEDSVYPMPRVIFRMFDYTDDPEGPVMPGSHSVERFVIEENLHCIIKSHWKERKTCAAQLLSYPGNNKIPLNYHIVEVIFAELFQLPSPPHIEVMYTTLLIELCKLQPGSLPQVLAQATEMLYMRLDTMNTTCVDRFINWFSHHLSNFQFRWSWEDWSDCLTQDLEKPKPKFVREVLEKCMRLSYHQRIIDIVPASFSVLSPANPVCIYKYGDESNRSLPGYTVALCLTIAIKNKASNDEIFSILKDVPNPNQDDDDDEGFTFNPLKIEVFVQTLLHLAAKSFSHSFSALAKFHEVFKTLAESDEGKLHVLRVVYEVWKNHPQMIAVLVDKMIRTQIVDCAAVANWIFSSELAHDFTRFYIWEILHSTIRKMNKHVLKIHKELEETKARLARQHKRRDSDDDDDDDDRSSDREDGPLEEQIERLQEKVESAQSEQKNLFLVIFQRFIMLLTEHLVRCETGGIDVFTPWYKSCIERLQQIFLQHHQIIQQYMVTLENLLFTAELDHHILAVFQQFCALQA; translated from the exons atgtcgCGACGGCGGCACAGCGACGACAGCGACG GGCAGCCCCACAAGAGGCGGAGGACGTCTGAGCCGTCGGAGATCGAGGAGAGGCTCGAGTCGCTCATCTGCAGGGTGGGAGAGAAG agtaATTCATCTTTGGAGAGCAACTTGGAGGGCCTAGCTGGTGTTTTGGAAGCTGATCTGCCAAATTACAAAAGCAAGATACTAAGAATACTATGTACTGT TGCACGTCTGTTACCAGAAAAACTTACTGTTTACACAACACTAGTTGGGTTGCTGAATGCCAGGAACTACAATTTTGGTGGAGAATTTGTAGAAGCCATGATTCGTCAGCTTAAAGAATGTCTGAAAGTCAATATGTATAACGAAGCTGTGCATTTA gTTCGTTTTCTGTCTGATCTTGTGAATTGTCACGTAATAGCTGCACCTTCAATGGTAGCTATGTTTGAGAATTTTGTGAGTGTGACACAGGAGGAAGATGTACCCCAA GTGCGGTGTGACTGGTATATGTTTGCATTTCTGTCGTCTTTGCCTTGGGTTGGAAAGGAGTTATATGAAAAAAAGGATGCCGAAATGGATCGCCTCTTGTCTCAGACAGAAAGCTATTTGAA ACGCCGTCAGAAGATTCATGTACCCATGCTCCAAGTCTGGACTGCTGATAAACCACATCCACAAGAAGAG tatttaGACTGCCTTTGGTCTCAGATTCAGAAGTTGAAAAAAGATCGGTGGCAAGAACGGCACATTCTGAGGCCCTACTTGGCTTTTGACAGCATTCTTTGTGAAGCACTGCAACACAATCTGCCTCCGTTCACTCCTCCACCTCACACTGAAGATTCAGTGTACCCAATGCCAAGGGTTATATTTAGGATGTTTGACTACACAGATGATCCTGAG GGCCCTGTCATGCCTGGCAGCCACTCTGTTGAACGATTTGTAATAGAAGAGAACCTTCACTGCATCATCAAATCCcactggaaagagagaaagacttg TGCTGCACAGCTGTTGAGCTATCCAGGAAATAACAAGATCCCCTTGAACTACCACATAGTAGAG GTAATATTTGCAGAATTGTTTCAACTTCCATCTCCACCACACATTGAAGTCATGTACACAACGCTCCTGATTGAACTGTGCAAACTTCAGCCTGGCTCTTTACCACAAGTT CTTGCACAAGCCACAGAAATGCTCTACATGCGTTTGGATACAATGAATACAACATGTGTGGACAG ATTTATTAACTGGTTTTCTCACCACTTGAGCAACTTCCAGTTCCGTTGGAGCTGGGAAGATTG GTCAGATTGTCTTACTCAGGACCTTGAAAAGCCCAAACCCAAATTTGTGAGAGAGGTTTTGGAAAAGTGCATGAG ACTCTCCTACCATCAGCGAATAATAGACATTGTTCCTGCAAGCTTTTCTGTCCTCAGTCCTGCTAATCCAGTGTGCATTTACAAATATGGAGATGAAAGTAATA GGTCTCTTCCTGGATATACTGTGGCACTCTGTTTAACAATCGCAATTAAAAATAAGGCCAGCAATGATGAAatcttcagcattttaaaagatgtgCCCAATCCAAAccaggatgatgatgatg ATGAAGGGTTTACCTTCAACCCTCTGAAAATAGAAGTCTTTGTTCAGACTCTGCTCCATCTAGCTGCAAAGTCTTTCAGCCACTCCTTCAGTGCCCTGGCAAA GTTTCATGAAGTCTTCAAAACACTTGCTGAAAGCGATGAGGGGAAACTCCATGTTCTGAGGGTTGTATATGAGGTTTGGAAGAATCATCCACAG ATGATTGCTGTGCTTGTGGACAAGATGATTCGGACACAAATTGTTGACTGTGCTGCAGTAGCAAACTGGATCTTCTCTTCAGAGCTTGCACATGATTTTACTAG GTTTTATATCTGGGAGATCTTACATTCCACAATTCGTAAGATGAATAAACATGTTCTGAAGATTCACAAGGAACTGGAGGAGACTAAGGCAAGATTGGCCAGGCAGCACAAAAGA CGAgacagtgatgatgatgatgatgacgatgacCGAAGCAGCGATCGGGAAGATGGACCACTAGAAGAGCAGATAGAGCGCTTGCAGGAGAAAGTAGAGTCAGCCCAGAGTGAGCAAAAGAATCTCTTCCTTGTTATATTCCAG cGTTTCATTATGTTGTTAACTGAGCACTTAGTGCGCTGTGAGACAGGTGGAATTGATGTATTTACACCGTGGTACAAGAGCTGTATAGAGAGGTTGCAGCAGATCTTCCTGCAG CATCACCAGATAATCCAGCAGTACATGGTGACCCTAGAGAACCTCCTGTTTACAGCTGAATTGGACCACCACATACTGGCTGTGTTTCAGCAGTTCTGTGCTCTGCAGGCCTGA